A stretch of the Teretinema zuelzerae genome encodes the following:
- a CDS encoding methyl-accepting chemotaxis protein encodes MNASADTSRYPQIGTLQFEAAIVGTGIALFPLILLAPFAYLTGYFTLEGLLSVLSMPWSYLLLFIAIGAHFLASRAILRSAAAAETAKDLSSRFNMLFIASGIELAAVIGICLVIVIGLARIDFPHIYPITAGFIAAFEMMIMIPFIAKQIHDLERHLKGRFPESGGWLGIRTKLTFYVSTIFSGTCLFLFMTNVTASFVPLTGRSLVLGIVHLNMIACAVALSMVFVLMSQLVSYIINPLKSLVSGFETGAGGDLRARSIPTTTDEIGAAMLSADRFFTGLRSNIGTLKRLLGTLAELRDHLTAQVDTTAKSILQITAVSAQTRDKVDEQAGSVNETAAAIEQLTRNIDSLTRQIEIQSQEVERSGSAMLEMTGAARKMHEATGENAKTTQSLVNLADTNQALIGKMMEEITRISRSSEHLAESNQLIANVASQTNLLAMNAAIEAAHAGEAGRGFSVVADEIRKLAELSTQQSKSISENQKTVVASIHAIVQDSAKVEHAFREMRESVRTADSLNSRMKEYTELTAERSADVSRALTQIGDVTASVLSNSQEMRQGNKEMLEAVSHLRRLTQEINDSISSLGDDISKVSSAGERLRTDNERTVEATGELDTIVSQYKI; translated from the coding sequence ATGAACGCATCAGCAGACACTTCTCGCTATCCTCAAATCGGGACATTGCAATTCGAAGCGGCGATCGTCGGAACGGGAATCGCGCTGTTTCCCCTCATCTTGCTCGCTCCCTTCGCGTATCTGACCGGGTATTTCACCCTTGAAGGATTGCTTTCGGTGCTCTCCATGCCGTGGAGCTATCTTCTGCTTTTTATCGCCATAGGTGCGCACTTTCTTGCCAGCCGGGCGATTCTCCGCAGCGCGGCCGCTGCCGAAACGGCGAAGGATCTGTCTTCCCGGTTCAACATGCTATTCATTGCGTCGGGCATCGAACTCGCCGCGGTAATCGGCATTTGCCTGGTCATCGTAATCGGCCTCGCCCGGATCGATTTTCCCCATATTTATCCGATAACAGCCGGCTTCATCGCTGCCTTCGAAATGATGATCATGATACCCTTCATCGCGAAGCAGATTCACGACCTGGAGCGGCATCTGAAAGGGCGATTTCCCGAAAGCGGAGGATGGCTCGGGATACGAACGAAACTCACGTTTTATGTTTCGACTATTTTCAGCGGCACCTGCCTCTTTCTCTTCATGACGAACGTCACCGCGAGCTTTGTTCCGTTGACCGGAAGAAGCCTCGTCCTCGGAATCGTCCACCTCAATATGATCGCCTGCGCGGTCGCGCTTTCGATGGTCTTCGTTCTCATGAGCCAGCTGGTATCATACATCATCAATCCGCTGAAAAGCCTCGTAAGCGGATTCGAAACAGGCGCGGGCGGCGACCTCAGAGCCCGATCGATACCCACGACTACCGATGAAATCGGCGCGGCCATGCTGTCCGCCGACCGCTTTTTTACTGGACTGCGGAGCAACATCGGCACCCTGAAACGCCTGCTCGGCACGCTTGCGGAATTGCGCGACCATTTGACCGCCCAGGTCGACACGACGGCGAAGTCCATACTCCAGATCACCGCAGTTTCCGCGCAAACGCGGGACAAGGTGGACGAGCAGGCCGGAAGCGTAAACGAGACAGCCGCCGCGATAGAACAGCTCACCCGAAACATCGATTCCCTTACCCGGCAAATCGAGATTCAAAGCCAGGAGGTTGAACGCTCCGGGTCCGCCATGCTGGAAATGACCGGCGCGGCGCGAAAGATGCATGAAGCGACCGGAGAAAACGCGAAAACGACGCAGAGTTTGGTGAATCTCGCCGACACGAATCAAGCCCTTATCGGCAAGATGATGGAGGAAATTACCCGCATATCCAGGAGCTCGGAACACCTTGCGGAATCGAACCAGCTGATCGCGAACGTCGCGAGCCAGACGAACCTTCTCGCCATGAATGCCGCGATCGAAGCGGCTCATGCCGGGGAGGCGGGAAGAGGCTTCAGCGTCGTCGCCGACGAAATCCGCAAATTGGCTGAGCTCTCGACGCAACAGTCCAAAAGCATTTCCGAAAACCAGAAAACGGTGGTCGCTTCGATCCATGCCATCGTGCAGGATTCCGCGAAGGTCGAACATGCGTTCAGGGAAATGAGAGAAAGCGTTCGAACCGCAGACTCCCTGAACTCCCGGATGAAGGAATATACCGAGCTAACTGCGGAAAGAAGCGCGGACGTGTCGCGGGCGTTGACGCAGATCGGGGACGTTACCGCTTCCGTGCTCAGCAACTCCCAGGAAATGAGGCAGGGCAACAAGGAAATGCTGGAAGCAGTGTCGCATTTGAGAAGACTCACGCAGGAAATCAACGATTCCATCAGCTCGCTCGGCGACGATATCTCGAAGGTTTCCAGCGCCGGAGAGCGCCTGAGAACGGACAACGAGAGGACGGTGGAGGCGACGGGAGAACTGGACACGATCGTATCCCAGTACAAAATCTGA
- a CDS encoding MarC family protein: MNVLTQIWSSALILLFVIDPFGNIPLLLAILKDMPRKRQFKVILREMLVGLAVMTAFLFFGRSFLSLFGLETGAIRIAGAIVFFVIGLRMVFPGPEGSLPVPNGEPFLVPIAVPLIAGPSALATLIIMGEGQVLPRPMVFAALVVAWSLSSVILLLSPVVYRFLGDRGLAAMERLMGMLLLMLSVQMCIDGARALGIF, encoded by the coding sequence ATGAATGTTCTTACGCAAATTTGGTCGTCGGCCCTTATACTCCTGTTCGTCATCGATCCCTTCGGCAACATACCCCTCCTGTTGGCGATCTTGAAAGATATGCCCCGTAAGAGGCAATTCAAGGTGATCCTCCGGGAAATGCTGGTCGGCCTTGCGGTCATGACCGCGTTTCTCTTTTTCGGCCGCTCGTTCCTCTCGCTGTTCGGGCTTGAAACCGGAGCGATCAGAATAGCCGGAGCCATCGTTTTTTTCGTCATCGGGCTCAGAATGGTCTTTCCGGGTCCTGAGGGATCGCTTCCCGTTCCGAACGGAGAACCCTTTCTCGTACCGATCGCAGTACCCCTCATTGCCGGACCGTCGGCCCTCGCCACCCTCATCATCATGGGAGAAGGGCAAGTCCTTCCCCGCCCGATGGTGTTCGCCGCCCTCGTCGTCGCCTGGAGCTTATCGTCTGTCATCCTGCTGCTCTCGCCTGTCGTCTACCGTTTTCTGGGAGACCGCGGACTTGCGGCGATGGAGCGCCTTATGGGGATGCTCTTGCTGATGCTCTCGGTCCAGATGTGCATCGACGGAGCTCGAGCCTTGGGGATATTCTAA
- the asnB gene encoding asparagine synthase B — protein sequence MCGIVGAFDIKTNTEPFRNQILKMAKTLRHRGPDWSGIWSGEKTVLAHERLAIVDPLSGKQPLFSRDGTIVLAVNGEIYNHQEIRKDFSGKYDFLTQSDCEVIIPLYLEYGTDFLDKLNGIFAFALYDIKKDVYIVGRDHIGIIPLYQGWDEAGRYYVASELKALEGVCTEIREFLPGTVFSSATGKTETWYSRPWMDYEAVRNAQTDLAALRAGLEAAVKRQLMSDVPYGVLLSGGLDSSLIAAITQKFAPRRIESGDSQEAWWPRLHSFAVGLDGSPDLAAARKAADFIGTVHHEIHFTVQEGLDAIRDVIYHLETYDITTIRASTPMYLLARAIKSMGIKMVLSGEGSDELFGGYLYFHKAPDAKELHEETVRKLGKLHLYDCLRANKSLAAWGVEGRVPFLDTEFIDIAMTQNPRDKLSGKASSAVTGDGSVRIEKWMLREAFKDILPPEICWRQKEQFSDGVGYSWIDSLKKLCEERVSDEQFARAADRYPVNPPMTKEQYWYRSIFEEFFPSSSAAKTVAYEASVACSTAKALEWDAAWKNMNDPSGRAVSGVHDSAYGK from the coding sequence ATGTGCGGCATCGTTGGAGCATTTGACATTAAGACTAATACGGAGCCATTCCGTAATCAGATTTTGAAAATGGCCAAGACTCTCAGGCACCGGGGACCGGACTGGTCGGGCATATGGTCGGGGGAAAAAACCGTTCTGGCCCACGAACGATTGGCGATCGTCGATCCCCTTTCGGGAAAGCAGCCGCTGTTCAGCAGGGACGGAACCATTGTCCTTGCGGTGAACGGCGAAATTTACAACCATCAGGAGATACGGAAAGACTTCTCCGGGAAATACGATTTTCTCACTCAATCGGATTGCGAAGTCATAATCCCTCTCTACCTCGAATACGGGACCGATTTTCTCGATAAACTCAACGGCATCTTCGCCTTCGCCCTCTACGACATCAAGAAGGATGTCTACATAGTCGGCCGCGACCATATCGGCATCATCCCCCTCTATCAGGGATGGGACGAAGCAGGCAGATACTACGTCGCAAGCGAACTCAAGGCGCTCGAAGGCGTCTGCACCGAAATTCGAGAGTTTCTTCCGGGAACCGTGTTCAGCAGCGCGACCGGCAAAACAGAAACCTGGTACTCCCGGCCATGGATGGACTATGAAGCGGTGCGGAACGCTCAAACGGATCTCGCGGCCCTCCGCGCGGGGCTCGAAGCTGCGGTAAAACGGCAGCTCATGAGCGACGTTCCTTACGGCGTGCTTCTTTCAGGAGGACTCGATTCTTCACTGATCGCCGCGATCACGCAGAAATTCGCGCCGAGGCGTATCGAATCGGGAGACTCCCAGGAGGCCTGGTGGCCGCGCCTGCACTCCTTCGCGGTCGGACTCGACGGCTCTCCCGATCTTGCGGCTGCCCGAAAGGCGGCGGACTTCATCGGAACGGTGCATCACGAGATACACTTCACGGTGCAGGAAGGTCTCGACGCGATCCGCGACGTGATCTACCACCTGGAAACCTACGACATTACGACCATCCGCGCGTCGACGCCCATGTATCTCCTCGCCCGGGCGATCAAATCCATGGGAATCAAAATGGTGCTCTCCGGAGAAGGCTCGGACGAACTGTTCGGCGGATACCTCTACTTCCACAAAGCGCCGGACGCGAAAGAACTTCACGAAGAAACGGTGAGGAAGCTGGGGAAACTCCACCTCTACGATTGTCTGCGGGCGAATAAATCGCTTGCGGCTTGGGGAGTCGAAGGCCGGGTGCCCTTCCTGGACACCGAATTCATCGATATCGCCATGACGCAGAACCCGCGGGACAAGCTGTCGGGCAAGGCCAGCTCCGCAGTCACAGGCGACGGATCGGTCAGAATCGAAAAATGGATGCTCAGAGAAGCCTTCAAGGACATCCTCCCGCCTGAAATCTGCTGGCGGCAGAAGGAACAGTTTTCCGACGGCGTCGGCTATTCATGGATCGATTCGCTTAAAAAGCTCTGCGAAGAACGGGTCTCGGACGAGCAGTTCGCCCGCGCCGCAGACCGCTATCCGGTGAATCCGCCGATGACCAAGGAACAGTACTGGTACCGGAGCATCTTCGAGGAATTTTTCCCCTCCTCGAGCGCGGCGAAAACAGTCGCTTACGAAGCGAGCGTCGCCTGTTCGACGGCCAAAGCCCTTGAATGGGACGCGGCTTGGAAGAACATGAACGACCCTTCAGGCCGCGCGGTCTCCGGAGTGCACGACAGCGCATACGGAAAATAA
- a CDS encoding HD domain-containing phosphohydrolase produces MASSDFDTFGLHVLCIDDSKSQLALYRDQLEGMYTVTGAETYEEAVACLSASHPDLIILDMNMPRVTGLEFLDILRFTPNYSRIPVIIVSGDNEPKDIKEAFRRGAADYVRKPYDPEELDLRILRLFKLLAGASQTQKADSSSALTSAQGSLVKSLEELASARDNENTRHLERIGLYAAELARSASRTTRFRGEITEDFISKIGEMACLHDIGKVNIPDYILHKSEPLTEREFDFIKKHTSDGARTIDMIRLTFPDYGFLDFARDLILYHHERWDGTGYPEGLREHKIPLVARIIALADTFDSVMTKRVYREAVDFDDACAIIGDGKGTAFDPDLVEVFRFCHASFKEISSKHGD; encoded by the coding sequence ATGGCAAGTTCAGATTTCGACACCTTCGGGCTTCACGTTTTATGCATCGACGACAGTAAAAGTCAGCTGGCCCTCTACCGTGACCAGCTTGAGGGCATGTACACCGTAACCGGCGCGGAAACCTATGAAGAAGCGGTTGCCTGTCTTTCAGCGTCGCATCCCGATCTCATCATTCTCGATATGAACATGCCCCGCGTTACCGGGCTGGAGTTTCTTGATATTCTGCGGTTCACACCGAATTATTCAAGGATTCCGGTGATCATCGTGTCCGGCGATAATGAGCCGAAGGATATCAAGGAAGCGTTTCGGCGGGGAGCGGCGGATTATGTGCGCAAACCCTACGATCCGGAGGAATTGGATCTGCGGATACTCAGGCTGTTCAAGCTGCTTGCCGGGGCTTCGCAAACGCAGAAAGCGGACTCCTCTTCCGCGCTCACCTCCGCCCAGGGTTCCCTGGTGAAATCCCTTGAGGAGCTCGCGTCCGCCCGGGACAACGAAAATACCCGCCACCTGGAACGCATCGGCCTGTATGCGGCGGAGCTCGCCCGTTCCGCTTCACGGACTACCCGGTTCCGGGGCGAAATCACCGAGGACTTTATTTCGAAAATCGGGGAAATGGCCTGTCTCCACGATATCGGAAAGGTGAACATTCCGGATTATATCCTTCACAAGAGCGAACCGCTCACCGAGCGCGAATTCGATTTCATCAAAAAACATACGTCGGACGGAGCTCGTACTATCGATATGATTCGCCTTACGTTTCCCGATTACGGGTTCCTGGATTTCGCCCGGGATCTCATCCTCTATCACCATGAGCGGTGGGACGGCACCGGATATCCTGAAGGACTCCGCGAGCACAAGATTCCGCTCGTCGCGAGAATCATCGCTCTTGCCGATACCTTCGACTCGGTAATGACGAAGCGGGTATATCGGGAAGCGGTCGATTTCGACGATGCCTGCGCTATTATCGGCGACGGCAAGGGAACGGCCTTCGATCCTGACTTGGTAGAGGTATTCCGTTTTTGCCACGCGTCGTTCAAGGAAATTTCGAGCAAGCACGGAGACTGA
- a CDS encoding TetR/AcrR family transcriptional regulator, with protein sequence MSEEKTTRRTILETALDLFALQGYEGTGVQQIVDNSGITKPTMYHYFGHKRGLLDEVIHTWGRSLFDIYEKSADYQHDLVMNLNLLTRETITFALANQSFYRLHCALSAAAPGTESHAAYEPLRKDINACIETLFAKASKDHGNMKGREKLYSESFQGMLKAWTLPVLNTELQLTDDLLHRVVHQFMHGIFS encoded by the coding sequence ATGAGTGAAGAAAAGACCACCCGCCGCACGATTTTAGAGACCGCCCTTGATTTATTCGCCCTTCAAGGGTACGAGGGAACTGGCGTTCAACAAATCGTCGACAATTCAGGGATAACAAAACCGACGATGTATCACTACTTCGGCCATAAACGAGGATTGCTCGACGAAGTGATTCACACTTGGGGACGATCGCTTTTCGACATCTATGAAAAAAGCGCCGACTATCAACATGATTTGGTCATGAATCTGAATCTGTTGACGAGGGAAACCATAACCTTTGCCTTGGCGAATCAGTCATTCTACCGGTTGCACTGCGCGCTGTCAGCCGCTGCGCCGGGGACTGAAAGCCATGCCGCGTATGAACCGCTGAGAAAAGATATCAACGCATGTATTGAAACCCTCTTTGCGAAAGCCTCGAAAGATCATGGAAACATGAAGGGCCGCGAAAAACTTTACAGCGAATCTTTTCAGGGAATGCTTAAAGCCTGGACACTCCCTGTTCTCAATACAGAATTGCAGCTGACGGACGATCTGTTGCACCGGGTGGTGCATCAATTCATGCATGGAATTTTTTCTTAA
- a CDS encoding alpha-amylase family glycosyl hydrolase gives MKASIDSRIFYHIYPLGMCGCPPQNDFSSPAGSGLREIEGHLDRIVDLGVNALYIGPLFESTAHGYDTLDYFHVDRRLGNNDDLKRLVSACHDRGIAVVLDAVLNHVGRHFFAFKDLQQKGRESSYQSWFAGVDFSRRSPAGDPFHYEGWSGHYDLVKLNTGNPDVANHLFSAVKFWMEEFHIDGLRLDAADVLEGGFMDSLSSFCRGINPDFWLMGEVVHGDYRNWARPGRLDSVTNYEAYKGLWSSFNDKNMFEIAWSLNRQFGNEGMYRDFLPYNFADNHDVPRVASVLKDPAHLYPLYGLLAAMPGIPSVYYGSEWGLRGEKKEGSDRQLRPRIESPSAEQAVSRIDRNCAPATDYRALEETIRHVFRIRKENAALRNGGFVPVHTSALQYAFIRSNPEQTILAAVNADGSAQEISVAIPEGVWQDLLDASCTIEARRGGAKVSIPANWIRLLRKL, from the coding sequence ATGAAAGCATCAATCGATTCGAGGATCTTCTACCACATATATCCCCTGGGAATGTGCGGCTGCCCCCCGCAAAACGATTTTTCCTCGCCCGCCGGTTCCGGTCTCAGGGAGATCGAAGGCCACCTCGACCGCATTGTTGACCTCGGCGTTAATGCGCTCTATATCGGCCCTTTATTCGAATCGACCGCCCACGGCTACGACACCCTCGACTATTTCCATGTAGACCGCAGGCTCGGCAACAACGACGATCTCAAACGCCTTGTCAGCGCCTGCCATGACAGGGGAATAGCAGTCGTTCTCGACGCGGTGCTCAACCATGTCGGAAGGCACTTTTTCGCGTTCAAGGATCTCCAGCAAAAAGGAAGAGAATCCTCCTATCAATCATGGTTCGCGGGAGTCGACTTTTCCAGGCGCAGCCCCGCCGGCGATCCCTTCCACTACGAAGGATGGAGCGGCCACTACGATCTGGTTAAACTGAACACCGGCAATCCGGACGTTGCAAATCATCTATTCTCCGCGGTGAAATTCTGGATGGAAGAGTTTCATATCGACGGGCTGAGGCTCGACGCCGCCGACGTGCTGGAAGGCGGCTTCATGGACAGCCTGAGCTCTTTCTGCCGCGGCATCAATCCCGATTTCTGGCTCATGGGAGAGGTCGTCCACGGGGACTACCGAAACTGGGCGCGGCCGGGCAGGCTCGATTCAGTCACGAATTACGAGGCATACAAGGGCTTATGGTCGAGCTTCAACGATAAAAACATGTTCGAAATAGCGTGGTCGCTCAACCGACAATTCGGAAACGAGGGCATGTACCGCGATTTTCTTCCCTACAATTTCGCGGACAACCACGACGTACCCCGGGTCGCATCTGTTCTCAAAGATCCCGCCCACCTTTACCCCCTCTACGGTCTGCTGGCGGCGATGCCGGGCATTCCGTCAGTATATTATGGAAGCGAATGGGGACTTAGAGGCGAAAAGAAGGAGGGAAGCGACAGGCAATTACGGCCTCGAATCGAATCGCCTTCCGCCGAACAAGCCGTTTCGCGGATCGACAGGAATTGCGCGCCGGCAACAGACTACCGCGCCCTCGAAGAAACGATTCGACATGTATTCCGCATCAGAAAAGAAAACGCCGCGCTGAGAAACGGCGGCTTTGTTCCAGTCCACACATCGGCCCTGCAATACGCCTTTATCAGATCAAACCCGGAGCAGACGATTCTCGCCGCGGTGAACGCGGACGGCTCGGCTCAGGAGATATCCGTAGCGATTCCCGAAGGAGTCTGGCAGGATCTCCTGGACGCAAGCTGCACAATCGAAGCCCGCCGGGGAGGCGCGAAGGTCTCCATACCGGCGAACTGGATCAGGCTGCTGCGAAAACTATAG
- a CDS encoding SDR family oxidoreductase, with amino-acid sequence MKVLLIGGTGTISSAVAARAVSEGFEVFLLNRGTRGDRVCPGATVFQADIQSDEERVAELLKEHQFDIVADFIAFVPEQLERDVRLFAGKVTQFFFISSASAYQKPLGSYLITESTPLSNPLWEYSRNKIACENYLMEEYRKHGFPCTIVRPSHTYDERYLPVAVHGKKGSWQVIDRILKGKPVLVHGDGSSLWTLTHAEDFARAFCGLMGNPAAVGNTFHITSDESLPWDQIYDRIGSALGMSVQKYHVSTDFLAHCDPEFLGTLAGDKSHSVVFDNTKVKRLVPGYAARIRFDEGARRCVRYLLETPRAQVSDPEFDAFCDRVIACQEGARSAFFSSITR; translated from the coding sequence ATGAAGGTATTGCTGATAGGCGGAACCGGAACGATCAGTTCGGCGGTCGCAGCCCGCGCAGTTTCTGAAGGTTTTGAGGTGTTTCTGCTGAATCGGGGGACGCGGGGCGACCGCGTGTGTCCGGGAGCTACCGTGTTTCAGGCGGATATTCAAAGCGACGAAGAGCGGGTCGCGGAACTCCTGAAAGAACATCAGTTCGACATAGTTGCCGATTTCATCGCCTTCGTGCCTGAACAGCTAGAACGGGATGTACGCCTGTTCGCCGGAAAGGTGACGCAGTTCTTCTTCATCAGTTCGGCTTCCGCATATCAAAAACCGCTCGGTTCCTATCTGATCACCGAATCGACGCCCCTCTCCAATCCCCTGTGGGAGTATTCGCGAAACAAGATCGCCTGCGAAAATTATCTGATGGAAGAGTACCGCAAGCACGGCTTTCCCTGCACCATCGTCCGTCCGAGCCATACCTACGACGAGAGGTATCTTCCCGTCGCCGTACACGGCAAAAAAGGAAGCTGGCAGGTTATCGACCGGATTCTGAAAGGAAAGCCCGTTCTGGTTCACGGCGACGGCTCGTCCTTATGGACGCTGACCCATGCCGAGGATTTTGCGCGCGCTTTTTGCGGTTTGATGGGCAATCCCGCAGCCGTCGGAAACACCTTCCATATTACATCCGACGAATCACTGCCCTGGGATCAGATATACGACAGGATAGGCTCTGCCCTGGGCATGAGCGTTCAGAAATACCATGTGTCGACCGATTTTCTTGCCCACTGCGATCCTGAGTTTTTAGGCACCCTTGCGGGCGACAAATCCCATTCGGTGGTTTTCGATAACACGAAGGTGAAGCGCCTTGTTCCCGGCTATGCCGCCCGCATCCGCTTCGACGAAGGGGCCCGCCGATGCGTCAGATACCTGCTGGAAACGCCGCGCGCCCAGGTAAGCGATCCCGAATTCGACGCCTTCTGCGATCGGGTTATCGCCTGCCAGGAAGGCGCTCGCTCGGCCTTTTTCTCGAGCATCACCCGCTGA